Genomic segment of Eretmochelys imbricata isolate rEreImb1 chromosome 24, rEreImb1.hap1, whole genome shotgun sequence:
ctgcGGACCCATGGCCAGTGTGATTGGCTGTGGGGGTCTCTGCTCCTGATACCAGCTTTCCCCTGCAGTTGGCCCCCTGACTGTGGGCTTCAGTCAGGTGCCGACGCTGAAGCAGATCGTGGAGAAGAACCCGGCggtgagggaagggggcagatacCGGCCCGTGACCTGCGAGCCCCGTTCCCGTACCGCCGTGATCATCCCCCACCGCAACCGGGAGACACACCTGCGCCACCTGCTCTActacctgcaccccttcctgcagcgTCAGCAGCTGCAGTACGGCATCTATGTCATCCACCAGGTGGGTCCGCACTCGCCCGCCGCCAGGCAAGGGGCGCTGTACTggggatccccactgacccagggTGGAGTTGGGGCCTCAATGCACCTGACTGGGCTCCTGTCTGAGCTCCTTGCGCTgccctgctgcaggctgggaactCCACCTTCAACCGGGCGAAGCTGCTGAACGTGGGGGTGAAGGAGGCTCTGAGGGACGAGGAGTGGGACTGTCTTTTCCTGCACGACGTCGACCTCATCCCCGAGAACGACCACAACCTGTACACCTGCGACCCCTGGAGCCCCAAGCACGTCTCCATCGCCATGAACAAGTTCGGCTACAGGTGAGCTGCCACGTGCCATCCTCCCACAGGGCCTCCCGCCACCGCGGCTGTCTCCTTGTCGCTGGGCACCATGGCACAGAATCTTTGTAAATCTGACTGAAAACAGTGGTCACAGCTCAGCGTGGGGCAGGCGCTCCTCAGTCCTGCCCCCACGGCCCCCTGCTGGTCCACTCCTGGGTCATCCTGCCCCTGCTGGTCCACTCCTGGGCCACTCTGCCAGTGCCTGAGTCCtgcccccgcagccccctgctggtTCACACGTGGTTGCATGTCAGTTAATACCAGCTGTCCCAGTTGGCACCATGGTTTATCATTGCAGGTACACACCTTCACTGCCCGGTATCCaagccccagccagcctgcccagagcagggattGAGCTCTGAGCTGGTTCCCTGAGGgaatcctcaaaaagaacaggaggacttgtggcaccttagacacgaacacatttatttgagcataagctttcgtgagctacagctcacttcatcggatgcatgcagtggaaaatacagtggggagatttatatacacagagaacatgaaacaatgcgtgttatcatacacactgtaacgagagtgatcaggtaaggtgagctattaccagcaggagagtgggggggaaccttttgtagtgataatcaagggaATCCTGGCACCCAGGGCGTGGCTGCTGGGGATAGTCTCTGAGCCAGGATCCTTTCTCAAGCCATCTCAGTcaccctcctcttctctcctccagccTCCCGTATGCCCAGTACTTCGGCGGCGTGTCAGCACTCACCCCAAATCAGTATCTGAAAATGAATGGTTTCCCCAATGAGtactggggctggggtggggaggacgaCGACATTGCCACCAGGTGAGAGTCACCTCGAGCACCTGCGCCCTGCTTCTCAcccctcctgctctgctccatgTATAACTAGCAGATCTGTCCCCACCCCGCTGCTTGCCTAGGGGTCTGTGCACTTCCTTCCCTGCCCAGACACAGGCCCGGGGCACGCATGGCTGGCCACACAGGTCCCTGGTGACAAGAGATGGAGCTATGGAGGGAGCATCGGGGGCCAGGGAATCCCGGCTGCTCCGAGCCAAGCCATAGGGTCGGGGGAGCAGGACATGGTCCACACCCCCTGCTAGTGCAGCTTCTGTCTCCAGGGGGCACTAACAAGCTGTGGGGGGAGTTACAGGCCCAAAGGATGGGCATCAGGCACAGCCTGTCTGGCATCAGCAGCCTGGTGGCACATGCTGTCCTTTGGGATCAATCACATGGGTCCCCTGTGTAGGAGGGAGGGGTGTgactgtgccccccaccccattggcTCAGTGGGGCACGCCAAGGTGGAGACTCTGCTCAACCCATCCTGCCTCTCGCTCCCCTGGCCTTAGGGTGCAGCCCCCAGTCGCTGGCTCCCTGAGGATCTGCTCCACAGGGTGGGAGGTGTCTCTGCTGCCATTCGCCCCTGGGGCAGCGCGCTGGGGCCAGCTGTCAGGCAGGGCCTGCATatggccagggctgggagagctggcCGCAAGGTGTTCGTGAGccagcaggctgagctggtgaGGAGCTCGCTCAGGGACCTAGGCAAGGGCTCTGTTCTAGCTGTCGCCCCCAGCATGGGCCTGGGCCAAATGGCTGGCAGCAGTGTCTCTGGCCCTGGTGACAGCGCTCaggcagcaggtccctctggggcaccccaCTTCCCAAGCTGGGCTCCCACAGAGGCTAAGCCACCTCCAGCTGAGTGTGTGGCGCTCCTCTGGCCCTGTCCCCGCTTCCCGCAGTCTGGGTCTCATTGTCAGCCCCTGTGGTCCATGGTCTGTGGCTGTCTCATTGACCCTCGTTTCTCTCCCATGCTCTGTGGGTTTGCTTCATTGGCCGCAGTGtgcttctcccccccgcccctccccccacatcgtTTCTTATTGGCCCTGGTGCATCGCTGCCCCACCATGGTCTGTTGCTGTTGCTCATTGGCTCTGGTCATCtccctgttcctccccccactGTGTCTCATTGGCCCTGGTGTTCCCCCTCCCTGTGGTCCTGGCTCCCTCTCaccatctctctcttctctccactcCTGGCTCTCGGGACTCTTTGCATGCTCATTTCTCACACAGTGCCATTGCCAGCCATGATCAGGTAGGCCCAGCGCAGTGGGAAGGAGGCGGGTCTGTAGCTGTAGCAGAGCTGGCGGGTTGAGGATGAAGTGACTGCCCTGTGCTCTGCTGAGCGGTTCCATGGCCTGCTgcctgcactggtgcagctggctCCTGGGTGCCAAGGGGAGAGGAACCTGCTCCTTGGTGGCAGGGCTCTCCCCACAACAGGAATCAGGTGACTCCTGGCTGGTGCCGCACCTGCTGGAGCACAGCTCCCTCTGCTGTCCCGGGAGCTGATCCCTACACTGGGGGCCAGGCAGCCAGGGATCTAACCCTGCAGCCTGCTGCACCATGCTGTGGCAGCGAGCAGGGATGGATCCTGCAGCCCCTGTGCAGGGCGCCGCACTGAAGCATATATGCTTCTGTTGTCTCCAGGGTGCGTCTGGCTGGCATGAAGATCTCGCGCCCCCCCATATCGGTCGGCCACTACAAGATGGTGAAACACAAAGGTGACCAGGGCAACGAGGAGAACCCGCACCGGTGAGTGTGCTGGGGCCACCGCCCTAGCAGGGAGTTCACACTGGCTAGGCCAATGGGGAGGCTCCcagagggcaggggctgggctgggcagagccctCGTGCTgactctcctccccaccctgcaggTTTGACCTGCTGATCCGGACGCAGAGGATGTGGACACAGGATGGCATGAACTCTCTCACCTACACGCTGCTGGCCAAGGAGCTGCATCCCTTGTACACCAACATCACCGCTGACATCGGGACCAACCCCCGGGCGCTGAAGGGCAGGAAGGGGTCTGTGCCCGGCTTTGGGGGGCAGAAATACAAGACTGGGACCAACCATGAGTTCAGGCAGGAGATGCTGCACAAAACACATCCTGCCAATCTCCCCGGGCCCATGGCAAACTGGGTggagcagcccccacccctgccccagaggtctgGACAGGATGCTGGCCAGGGAGCGCCCACAGCCCCCGCCACACAGAGCAAGAGGCCTGGAGCCGCAGCAGgccagctggggggcagggaaggggctgcaTGGGCCAGCACCCAGAAGAAGGCCCAGGGGGGAGCTGTGGACAGCTCTGGGTCTCAGCATGGAGCAGGAGCCCGTTGGCCCAGTGGAGCTGCTCAGGGCACCCAGCCGAGTCCCAGCATCCTTCCACAGAGCCCTGATGCattgcagcacagccaggagaCCTTGGGCAAAGGGAAGCCTGAGGCTGGGGCAATGGATTTGGGTGGGGCTGAGAATGCGGGGGGCAGTGCCCCACAGGCCCTGGCACGAGGGCAGCTCCCCAAGGGCCCCCAGACACAGTGGGACAATCAGACCTTCCTGCAGAGCACCCTCTAACCAGAGGGCCCTGGACATCAGGCATGGGGTGGGGCAGCCACAGATTCGCTGTGTGAGCTGGGCCCTTCCCAGCTCCTGGAACAAACCCCATGGATCACAGTGAACTGGaggccctggccctgtgctgctcccaaGTGCTAGGCTGGGCTGAGAGGCCTGGCACCCAGGAGCTCCTTCCCAGGCCAGGCGTGGACAAGTCTGCAGGGTGGGCCATGTGTGAGCTGAGCCCGGTAGGTCTTGGGCCTGTTCACAGTGGGACAGGGCCCATCAGCCAGCTTGCTCCTACTGCTGGCACCTTTGTCAGCAGCCTCAGCACAGGCTCTGGCTTGGAGTCCCCCAGCCTAGGCTGGGAGGCAAAGAAGTTTGGCCTATCGCTGGCTGTGTTAGCCCAGGGAACCATCCTGCTGTGGGGCAGTAGATTGGGGCAGAACCTGGTAGCAGAGAGGGCAGTGGGTAATTTACAGAA
This window contains:
- the B4GALT3 gene encoding beta-1,4-galactosyltransferase 3, whose protein sequence is MIRRLLDRPCTLALLIGFQFAFMVYFSFGGFRNLTSIFGRDLNPVFDYSRTRDVYTNLSHLLPRPPPGSSPTGSLPYCPERSPYLIGPLTVGFSQVPTLKQIVEKNPAVREGGRYRPVTCEPRSRTAVIIPHRNRETHLRHLLYYLHPFLQRQQLQYGIYVIHQAGNSTFNRAKLLNVGVKEALRDEEWDCLFLHDVDLIPENDHNLYTCDPWSPKHVSIAMNKFGYSLPYAQYFGGVSALTPNQYLKMNGFPNEYWGWGGEDDDIATRVRLAGMKISRPPISVGHYKMVKHKGDQGNEENPHRFDLLIRTQRMWTQDGMNSLTYTLLAKELHPLYTNITADIGTNPRALKGRKGSVPGFGGQKYKTGTNHEFRQEMLHKTHPANLPGPMANWVEQPPPLPQRSGQDAGQGAPTAPATQSKRPGAAAGQLGGREGAAWASTQKKAQGGAVDSSGSQHGAGARWPSGAAQGTQPSPSILPQSPDALQHSQETLGKGKPEAGAMDLGGAENAGGSAPQALARGQLPKGPQTQWDNQTFLQSTL